The Henckelia pumila isolate YLH828 chromosome 2, ASM3356847v2, whole genome shotgun sequence genome includes a window with the following:
- the LOC140880704 gene encoding auxin response factor 18-like has translation MESTEKCLNSELWHACAGGMVQMPSVNSKVFYFPQGHAEHTLTTVDFGGLPRIPAMILCRVGAVQYLADHETDEVYAKMRLIPVGGSELGLEDDGVMGGNGSESNEKPSSFSKTLTQSDANNGGGFSVPRYCAETIFPRLDYTADPPVQNVIAKDVHGETWKFRHIYRGTPRRHLLTTGWSTFVNQKKLVAGDSIVFLRAENGDLCVGIRRAKRGGGGGGVGGTESSSVWNSVSAGNYGGFSTFLNGEENKVMMHRSFGNANVRERGRVRPESVVESAFLAANGQPFEVVYYPRASTPEFCVKAASVTGALRVQWRSGMRFKMAFETEDSARISWFVGTISSVQVADPITWPNSTWRLLQVTWDEPDLLQNVKCVSPWLVEMVTNMPVLHISPFSPPRKKLRLPHHPDFPLDGQFPLPSFLGNPLSPSSPFCRLPDNFTAGIQGARHAQIGVPLSDLHLNNKLQMGLFPVSIPRHNPRAKIPEKICRSNLDGNENISCLLSMGNSCQKSHVHEGVKKPQFVLFGKPILTEQQMSCDNVTENFDLDGQDLSKGLPNTQCMLKRAELGLNTHLCKVFLESEDVGRALDLSVLASYEELFLILENMFGIESSELMSHVCYVDAAGAVKSAGDEPFSEFKKTAKRLTILMKPSSNIAERKLITGLPMAERGLDSSKQAGPLSIFA, from the exons ATGGAGTCGACTGAAAAATGCTTGAATTCTGAGCTGTGGCATGCCTGTGCGGGAGGCATGGTGCAAATGCCGTCGGTGAACTCGAAAGTGTTCTATTTCCCTCAAGGCCACGCGGAGCACACACTGACTACTGTGGATTTCGGGGGTCTGCCGAGAATTCCGGCGATGATTTTATGCAGAGTTGGCGCTGTGCAATACTTGGCCGACCATGAAACTGACGAGGTTTACGCCAAAATGAGGCTGATCCCAGTTGGTGGCAGCGAGCTTGGCTTGGAAGATGATGGGGTTATGGGAGGAAATGGATCTGAATCTAATGAAAAACCCAGTTCCTTTTCCAAGACTCTGACTCAATCTGATGCGAACAACGGTGGGGGATTCTCCGTCCCGAGATACTGCGCGGAGACTATTTTCCCACGGCTGGATTACACGGCGGACCCGCCGGTGCAGAATGTAATCGCTAAAGATGTACATGGGGAGACTTGGAAGTTTAGGCATATTTACAGGGGTACGCCCAGGAGGCATCTGTTGACTACTGGATGGAGCACTTTTGTGAATCAGAAGAAGCTGGTGGCTGGAGACTCAATCGTGTTCTTGAGGGCAGAAAATGGGGATCTTTGTGTCGGGATAAGGAGAGCCAAGCGGGGCGGTGGCGGCGGAGGTGTAGGTGGCACCGAATCCTCCTCTGTCTGGAATTCCGTGAGTGCTGGAAACTATGGAGGCTTTTCGACTTTTTTGAATGGAGAGGAGAATAAGGTGATGATGCATAGGAGCTTTGGTAATGCGAATGTGAGGGAGAGGGGTCGAGTCAGGCCCGAATCTGTGGTCGAATCGGCTTTCTTGGCGGCCAACGGCCAGCCTTTTGAGGTGGTATATTATCCGAGGGCGAGCACGCCTGAATTTTGCGTGAAGGCGGCTTCTGTGACCGGCGCTCTGAGGGTTCAATGGCGATCCGGGATGAGGTTTAAGATGGCATTCGAAACGGAGGATTCGGCTCGAATCAGCTGGTTCGTGGGAACCATATCTTCTGTTCAGGTTGCTGATCCCATTACATGGCCTAATTCAACTTGGAGACTTCTTCAG GTCACATGGGACGAACCAGATCTGCTGCAAAACGTGAAATGTGTTAGCCCGTGGCTAGTTGAAATGGTGACGAATATGCCGGTCCTCCATATTTCACCCTTCTCACCGCCACGGAAAAAGTTGCGGTTACCTCATCATCCAGATTTCCCTCTCGACGGCCAGTTTCCATTGCCGTCGTTTCTAGGCAATCCCCTATCCCCAAGCAGTCCCTTTTGTCGTCTCCCAGACAATTTTACTGCAGGCATACAGGGAGCCAGGCATGCTCAAATTGGAGTCCCGTTATCGGATCTCCACCTTAACAACAAACTGCAGATGGGATTGTTTCCGGTCAGCATCCCACGGCATAACCCTCGGGCTAAAATTCCCGAAAAAATCTGTAGAAGCAATCTAGACGGTAACGAGAACATTTCTTGCTTGTTAAGCATGGGAAACTCTTGTCAGAAATCCCATGTGCATGAAGGTGTCAAGAAACCGCAATTTGTACTATTTGGTAAGCCAATACTAACCGAGCAGCAGATGTCCTGTGATAATGTTACTGAAAACTTCGATCTTGATGGGCAAGATCTTTCGAAGGGTTTGCCCAATACCCAATGTATGCTGAAACGAGCCGAACTTGGCCTCAACACCCATCTCTGCAAAGTGTTCTTGGAGTCGGAGGATGTGGGTCGTGCCCTTGATTTGTCAGTTCTTGCATCCTACGAAGAGTTGTTTTTAATACTAGAGAACATGTTCGGGATAGAAAGCTCGGAACTGATGAGCCATGTGTGTTATGTTGATGCAGCAGGTGCTGTTAAAAGCGCGGGAGATGAACCGTTCAG TGAGTTCAAGAAGACTGCTAAAAGATTGACTATTCTGATGAAACCGAGCAGCAACATTGCTGAAAG GAAACTGATCACCGGTTTGCCTATGGCTGAACGTGGACTGGATTCATCGAAACAGGCGGGGCCCCTGAGCATATTTGCCTAG